In the Glycine max cultivar Williams 82 chromosome 6, Glycine_max_v4.0, whole genome shotgun sequence genome, TATGTGTTCAAGTTTTTGAGGTTGAAGTCAAACTTCaacttgaaaataaattaaggttGTCAAATATCATTGTGATGATAAATACTGTAATGAATGAGGGAAAAAGTATGTCTAGAGTTCTTTGTGATTTTTCTGAATGAGTGTGAGATTGTTTAAGCCCAACATGAAATGAAGTCGTAGAATAATGGAGTTTGAGTCTTGGAATGTGTTTAATTTAGAGGATggaaagagaaaatatataagtataagataaatttttaattaaaatagaatataagAGATATGAGATCTACATAagtttcatataattttttctcaatttctcCCCTTTCTCTCTCAACTAAAATAGTTAAAGACATGATAAGAAATATGTCAGatattcttctttaattttaataagtacaaaaaaaagaaagtaaaatgtACTattgttataactttttaaaatatatttaagtgatttttttcaggaaaacctttaaaaaaatgctaaaacatatttgtttacatattctttattattattgataaaattacaaaattaagtcTGATACCTTATTTAACAAATTGTGtttatgattttcttatttttaataatttttaatcaataaaaaatgttttttttgttaaactataaaaaagcGCGTGTTAAACTTAAAGAATGTGTTCAGGCTTATTCAAATCTTAAGTATctgtaacataaaaataatccaACCTAGTTCCATTAAAATCAGAAGCGGGTgtattcattttcaatttttgaattttctttcaGTTTTGGGCTTTATTTCCAGTGTTAAGAAACCCCTCAACGGATAGTTCCAAAAAAGCCCACTCTGACTGTACACCGAAACCCTAGTGTTTTTGTTTGGTGGCCGTAGCAGCTTCTTCTACAAAACCCTACCAAAACCCTCACCACCACTCTGTGAAGTGAACACACCATGTTTGAAATCGCTTGAGCCCACCCCTAACACGACCACAGTAATCGTTGAGGCAGCGAAAAATGCCTCTGGGAGAAAGGTCAGGGGATAAGAGCGAGTCTCGCTACTGCGGCGTAGAGACCGACTTCAACGATGACATGGCGCACGTCCTCCATTTCAACCTTTATTCTGGAAGCTTCGATTTCGTTGTTGCTCCTCTGGTTCGTGcccttcacttttcttttttaatcatttttgcgTGTTTTTTTTGGTCTTAGACCTCAGGTATCCTCCGTTGGGACAATCTTGTTGGACTCAGATAGGATCGTTATGGACGATAATATTCTCCCTTCAAGTATTTAACGCAACTGCATATCAGGACTCGAACCCAATAAACCCACGGCAATTGATCCACGTACTTGGTGGTCATTGTTGCGTGTTTTACCTCACATGATTAGTGAAATAGAGTAATTAATTTATGGTGGCCAATTAGCCACTCACACTGCAACTTTAATGTTGCTCCTTTTTGTGTGTGATTGGTCAGTAAGCTCACCTAAACGAAATTTGCTCAAAGGGGCCTTTTACAGTGAAGCTGCTCCACTAGCGAGCCTTTTTGGGGTTTCATTGTATGGCTCTACTGAACTACATTTCACAACACATGTCAAATGTAACCACCATTTCCTTATGCCTTACCTTCTGAGGGTTAAAATCTCCCTTGTTTAAAGAAAACCAAACTTTTACGTTCATATTCACCATGTTTTGCTCAAAGAAGAACTTAAGTAGGGTTTGTGCTTGTGTGTTGTGTTTGGCGTGTTTTGTTTACTCTTACGGTAGCCAATTAGCCAGTCATATAGCGGCTTGCTGCTGCATTTTATGTATGTCTGGTCAGTAAGCATACCCAAAGTAACAATGTCTGATGGTTTATTTGTGAAGCTGTTTCAACGTGGTTTCACTCTACAAGAGCTTTTTAGACTACACTGTTGAAACCTTGCATGTAATGAAATGAAGTTTCCTGGTAAAACCCTGTGCCTGCTAAAGTGGTTTAACTAGGTCTTTGTATATTCTTCATGGGATTTCTTTAGTATATGCAGTCTATTTTACTATTGGTGAAATATGTTTATACACTTTGTCAGTTTGTCATCTGTGaataaaatttaccattatACATCATTGAAGTAAAACTTTATTTTGTATGGCTCTACTAAACTTTATTTTGTCATCTGTGAATAAAACTTATGTTGTTTCCTACTGCCTGTTGATTTTATGGTGCAATTCAGATGGATCCTTCTTATAGGCCAAGTTTAGTGCAAAATGATGCTTTGGGGTCTGGTCTTCTGCCATTTGCTGGGTCAGACTTGGTCTTGAGTCCATCCCAATGGAGCAGTCATGTAGTAGGTACGAGCTATCTTGGTCTTAAAATCATTTGATAGTGaattttctattctttattgaCAGTCTTGTTGGATTCACAACTGTGTGAAAGTTCTCACGTAGCTTATTGCATTTTATTCAGGAAAAATTAGCTCATGGATAGATTTGGATTCAGAGGATGAAACCCTCAGGGTAGATTCTGAAACCACTCTTAGACAAGAAATTGCTTGGGCTTCTCATCTCTCTTTACAGGTTTGCTTTGGTATAACCAAATTGAagaaacttcaaagttcaaattttGTTGCTTTGATTGGTCTTTGTTCCTTAGATCAGTAGTTTTACTCATGTTAAATTGGTTGAGTTTCAAactttgcttatttttttttaaattacaaaaaggcttaatgttcattttcattcacaaatattaacatttttttgtgcttttagaaatttgattgattatctatgatattattattattcctcTAGGTTGCATGGATATGGTTATGGTTCCTGCGCTGTACCAGTATGAGTATGGATGGTAGTATGGCAACTTTTCAAATTATGATATTGTGTGATTCTGTATTAGAtcacatttaataattatattcctgttcattttttttatttttaaaaaatgtaatagaaAAGTGCATTTAGTGATATATATTATGTAATACTTCCATCAACTTTTTTGCAGAAATAGAATTAGATAAATTTATCAATGAATTCCAAACCAATACAATAAAAAACCTTTGCTGCATGGCACTGAATCAGAATACTTTGCAACTCCCAAGTCATGTTCCAGGGAGATTTTTCTATTTCAGTATTCATATAGGAATAGGGAGTTGCTGCACAAATTTTCTGAAGTTTCTTGAAACACAGCCAAAACACTGCCTTTGATGAATTTTCATGCCTAAGATGTACTGGCTTGGAGAGCCAAATTGTATTGGCTGGCATGCAAACCATTAAGGGGATAAAAGTACACTTTTGTATTGGGTATGTAAATGGATGTGTATggcttattattttttgtaccTATGCTTTATGCTTTATTCCTTACCATAAGTAGATTCCATATTTCTGTTGCGTAGATTATGTAGaaagttaattttggttaagttttgCCCTGCAAAATCTGTCGTTGTTGTGTACATTTTAGTCACCTTTTGTGTTCGATGGGTAAAGTATTATTGATTGAGTTAACTTATGCTTATATCTGTTAGTAAGCTGTGTAACACAACATTGTGTCATACTTTGACCTGTTACCCACAGAAAAATCCTTTATTGGCCGAGTTGTATATGTTTTTTCTAATTCCTTTTAATATGTTGCAGGCCTGCCTTCTTCCTGCCCCCAAGGGAACTTCTTGTGCTAATTATGCTAGATGTGTGAATCAGATTTTACAGGGTTCAAATAATATGCAGGTGTCACTCTATGTTGAAGTTTTATGTCTGGTTTATTTGTCTTTCCTTCATGAATGTCATTTTCTCCAATCttatatttattctttctttaaCTTTGTAATGCAGTTGTGGCTTAGGCTTCCATTGGTGAAGCCTGATGATGACTCTATGGATGCAAAGTCTGTTGCTTTGGTGAGTAAATAAGTACAGTGATGTTGTGGATGTCTTGTCTTCAATTCAtacttttttactcaaactgCTGGATATTGAACTTTTGGTTCTTAAGTTGAACAAGACACAATACTCAAGATTTATCTGTTGTTGTTTttccatgtgttttttttttcttttttctcttctatgttTAATGGGCTGATGATCAAATTATTGAGGGTTGGATGATTGGGTCATGAAATTTAAGGCTCATTCTAGACCAAAAAAGTTTGGATGctgatttattttttcagaaCTAAATGATCCTGATTTTTAGGTTGACTACTGGGAAACTTGGAATTCATTTCGTCTGCTGTGTGAGCATCATAGTCAACTTTCAGTTGCACTTGATATTCTGTGAGTAGTCTACACTTTAGTCCTTTCATCATCTATACTTTGTTTACTCTGATCTTGGATTTTGTGGCTGGATTTTTGTTCCTAATtcctaaatttgtttttataattgtcTCAATTTTTTTGAGTTCCTAAGTCCTGTTGATTTTTCTTGGAAATTTATTCATTAGGAGTACTCTTCCTTCCCCAAATTCACTAGGACGTTGGTTTGGGGAGCCTCTTAGAGCAGCTATATTACATACTGATGTAAGTATAACTTGgtttataattcatttttcaaatatcAACAATGGTGATGCTGTTTGTTGTCTAAAGTCATAATGGTTTGTTTTGATTGGAATTTTGCCAGTGCTTTCTAACTAATTCTCATGGCTCTCCATGCCTCTCCAAGCGTCACCAGAGTTTAATTACTGGTGTTTTTAATCATTCTATTCAGGTAAaccatttaatttcttttaatgttgTATTGTAAATATTGAAGCAATATTTTGTGAGGATTTCTACTGTCTTGCTGTCTTACAATTCTTGTTTTCTAGATAATGCATTTCTGCTTGATTGATAATAAGATATAGAATTTAAGTTTCATGTCTTTGTTTTCCATTGAAAGGGTACTGAGTGATAATTTGAAACATTTGTGTAGATCATTATATCTGGAAATTCAGTTCATACAAAAGCAAGTATGGATGCAAATGATAATTCTGGtacaagtaagttccttttcTTGGTTTTTAGATTTGGTATCTTGATTTTGAAGATCAGTAGTTAGAATATCTTTTCTTCCCCTTAAACTAGTTTTTCAATGTTTTCCTAATTATTATGATCCCACTTTTATTTATCTTGCGTCTAGGTTACAAGAACCATCACTATTGCCTATGTAATTTATTTAGGGATCTCTTCTTCCATTCTCTGTGTGTGTTTGTGCTTCATGTATGGAATGTGAAAGTTTTGATTTGTTGTTCCACTGTTTCTTCAAATATGTTGCCCTTGGCCAAAGTCTTCTGTTTATAGTAAGTATTTTTGCATGTCAGATTCACAAAGACATCCCTTGCGGCCATATCTGGACTACGTTGGATATCTTTACCAAAGAATGGATCCTCTTCCTGAGCAAGAACGTTTTGAGGTATCTATCTTGacatttgttgaacttacaggCATAGCATTATATGCAATTATATTTTGCTTGACCCTCTCAGCATTTTATGCCAGCTTGGTTACAGGGATTTTTTACAGTCACCCTTGCAAGTAAGCATTCCTTCCTCTGCTTCTTTCTATGTTGTTATTGGCTTCTATGTTACTATCTGATTATTCTGCACTTtgagataaataattttgaaggttTTACTATTCTTTTGCAGCCTTTGATGGATAATTTAGAGGCTCAGACTTACGAGACTTTTGAGAGAGATGCAATGAAATACATTCAGGTATGGCAATGTATGCATGCTATTCTCAACTTAATGTATCcattttatgaatatatttCCTTTATGAAACCATTGTAGTTGATAGTTGGCAGAGTCCCCATGGCATGTGATTCTTCAACAATTGAGCTGCCTAGAGTACTGATTGAAGTTGATTAGTTATAGCACTTCTGTTGATGTGATGAGCATTATGATTGGCCTATCCTATCAACCAaagatgtttgtttttttataagttgAGGTGATCTagattgtattttatatatgagTTTTTGGAACAATTTGATTTTCAATATTCCTGGAAATGAAGGTATATAATAGAAGGCATTTGAATTACGCATGGTTTATGTAACATTATTGTATTTCGTTGGCATACAATTAGAAAGATGTTTGTGCTCTGTCAATGCTTGTTTggtcaaaaatatatttgagaaaATGACCTTAGTAAGCTGTCTTTTTTGTCAATGAAGTTCAAGGCTGTGACTTGGGGGATAACTTGAGTTTTTGGTTTCTTTGTGTAATCTAACTGTTAGCTTTCCTTTTGACAGTACCAAAGAGCAGTTAGTAAAGCATTGCTGGACAGGGTTCCTGATGAAGAGGCATCTGTTAAAACCATTGTAAGATTTGTTTCTCATGCACCAGTGGAGAATTGAAGATTAGTTTTTTAGGGTGTGATACATAGAATTGAAGATTTGTTTCTCATGCACCAGTGGAGAATTGAAGATTAGTTTTTTTTGCTCATGTGGCCAGGTATTGATGGTTGTGGGGGCAGGGCGTGGGCCTCTTGTGCGGGCTTCATTACAGGTGTGATTTTGTTCCTTACATTGATGAATTTTGACATTGTTTAGTATAAATCACGTTCTGTGAAATGTGGATTTTGGTGTATCCTATTCCTTGGTGATTTTTGTCATATTCATATTTAGGCTGCTGAAGAAACTGGGCGGAAGCTCAAAGTTTATGCTGTTGAAAAGAATCCGAATGCTGTTGTTACCCTACATGTAAGTTTTGGATCTTTCCACATTTATGATGATTCCATGAATTTATGTGCCATTGTGCAGTATAatgttattagtatttttttactgtatttGGTGAATTCAAATACATGACCTAAATTTCAGTAAGTTTTAGATTtggtaaaaatatttgttacagACTTAAATGTTTGCCAAATCTCTTTGTTGtgcattttgttttatttttataatcataaatgTGATTTTAACATTATGCTAAGTTACTAACTGTAATGGTTTGTTACCTAGTGCCTTGAGTCAGTAAGAAACATTTGTCTTGGGTGTCAATGTTTGGTCAATGTAACATTGTTTTTTGAATGTTAGTACTATCTTTCCTTTGTTTTAGACACAAGTCACTTTATTGTTGGAACAGGCATTAGTCAAGTTAGAAGGATGGGAGTATACTGTGACCATAGTCTCAAGTGACATGCGTCATTGGAATGCCCCTGAAAAAGCTGACATATTGGTATATATCTATGCTCACTAGTCAATTGTTTGACTTGTATTGTTTATACTCCACTGTCTGATTGTTGTTTTGAATTTAGGTTAGTGAATTGCTAGGTTCTTTTGGCGACAACGAACTGTCTCCTGAGTGCCTTGATGGAGCCCAGAGATTTCTAAAGCAAGATGGAATTTCAATACCATCTTCGTATGTAAATTGCTTCCACTCCATTTGTTGTTACTgacttatctttctttttagtttttttctttttttttctagggTTATTTAATTTTACTGTACCCCATGTTAAGTCCCTCTAGTTAAAAGCTGCAGAGAATTGCATAGGAATTCTTGGGTATTTTGCTCAATGTAAATTTTAGGAATTGTTTGTGCTAACCATAGTAATCTTGGATGTTTCAGGTACACAAGTTTCCTCCAACCAGTGACAGCTTCAAAGTTATATAATGATGTATATATCTTTTACCTCCCAATTCCCTTGTTAAATTCACATTTAGAAAGTTAGTACTTCATATTATTTGCTTGTGGTTGTATTTCAGGTTAAGGCTCATAAAGACCTTGTACACTTTGAAACTGCTTATGTTGTGAAAATGCACAATGTAGCCAGACTTGCACCAACCCAACCTGTGAGTTTCTTTACacagtttaattttttgtctttcaCTTCAATCTATCCACCAATCTGATGATCTCTATGCCGTTTGAAGTCCTTGCATTGTTTCAAATTTTGCTATACTAAATATGTTTTTGCctcattaattttatattggttcttttctgctcattttattttgatctgTTTAGGTTTTTACATTTACTCATCCAAAGCACCCTGATAAAGAAAGCAATCAGCGCCATAAAAAGTTGAATTTTGTGATACCTAATGACACTGGGTCAGCAATGGTACACGGTATGTGATGTTTTTATAGAATCCAATTTTGAGTATTTTTGGTTATCTTTTTGAGATTAACCTTGTATTCTCCTTGATCATAGGATTTGCTGGTTATTTTGATGCAACTCTTTACAAGGATGTGCATCTTGGAATTGAACCTTCAACGGCAACGCCAAACATGTTCAGTTGGTATTGAgatttatttctttgttttgttctaTTTTGGGATATGAGAAGTAATTTTATTGGTGTAGCAAAAAGGAAAGTAAAATATCAAAGGATAATATATCATCCTTACCATAGTAAACAAACTAAACACATCAATTAAGTAAATTAGATTATTTGATGTTAtgtgttgtttatttttgttgtttgaatAATTTGGCATTGTTTGTTAAAGGGGATTGTTTTTGAAGGTGATAATCTGCTAATTTGAATGgcagcattgttttcaaaaatacCATGACTCTTCCTAGGACAAGTTGATAGCACTACATTTGAGGATCAGAATCCCTAATGGCTTCTATGCATTATTTTGCAAGATGTTTATCAAATGATTCTCTTACAAGAAATACTTGATGTTTTATATAGTCCATGAGATTTAGgggattatttatttaaattgtgtTAGCTCTAAATATTATGATGTTGCTTAACAGTTGACACTATATATATGCTGTTTTTCACTGCTGAATAAACTCTTCTCAAAATGAAAACAGTGCAGTAATAGTCTTGTgtcttttgaaaatttaaaagattagtGTATACGagtcacaaggaagtgcaaatgatatgtgagggttggtgtggacaatcacaaggaagtgcaaatgatatgtggaacaagatgtcccaagagattattaaagtggctaaagagacgttgggtgaatctagaggttttggacctaggggtaaagaatcatggtggtggaatgaaaatgttcagagcaaagttagagtaaaaaaggagtgtttcaaggagtggtctaggtgtagaaattctgaaacttgggataagtataagatagctagaaatgaaaccaagaaggcggtgagtgaggcaagagcccaagcttttgacggactataccaagctctaggaaccagggacggagaaagatctatatataggcttgctaagggtagagagaggaagactagagatttggatcaagtaaagtgtgttaaggatgaagaaggcaaagtcttagtgcatgaaaaagatatcaaggaaaggtggaaggcgtattgccacaacttatttaatgatggatatggatatgactctagcagtctagacataagagaagaggaccggaactataagtactatcgtcggattcagaaacaggaagtaaaggaagcgttgaaaagaatgagtaatggtaaggcggtggggccagacaacatacctattgaagtgtggaaaactcttggagatagaggtcttgagtggctcaccgaactctttaatgaaattatgaggtcaaaacgcatgccggaggaatggaggagaagcacgttagtgccaatctataagaacaagggggatatacaaaattgtgcaaattataggggaatcaagctcatgagtcataccatgaaattatgggaaagagtgatcgaacggagattaagaaaggagactcaagttactgagaatcaatttggtttcatgccgggaaggtcgaccatggaagcgatttatttattacggcgggtgatggagcaatatcgcatggcccaacaagacttgcacttgatttttattgacttagagaaagcgtatgatagagtgcctagagagattttgtggaaagctctagagaagaaaggggttagggttgcatatattcgagctatccaagatatgtatgatagggtatcgactagtgttaggacacagggtggagagtcagacgattttcccatcacaattggtttacatcaagggtcaacccttagcccctacctttttaccttaattctggatgtcctcacggaacaaatccaagagatagcgccgagatgcatgctttttgcagatgacatagtcctccttggagagtcgagggaggaattgaatgagaggt is a window encoding:
- the LOC100815240 gene encoding protein arginine N-methyltransferase 1.5; translation: MPLGERSGDKSESRYCGVETDFNDDMAHVLHFNLYSGSFDFVVAPLMDPSYRPSLVQNDALGSGLLPFAGSDLVLSPSQWSSHVVGKISSWIDLDSEDETLRVDSETTLRQEIAWASHLSLQACLLPAPKGTSCANYARCVNQILQGSNNMQLWLRLPLVKPDDDSMDAKSVALVDYWETWNSFRLLCEHHSQLSVALDILSTLPSPNSLGRWFGEPLRAAILHTDCFLTNSHGSPCLSKRHQSLITGVFNHSIQIIISGNSVHTKASMDANDNSGTNSQRHPLRPYLDYVGYLYQRMDPLPEQERFELGYRDFLQSPLQPLMDNLEAQTYETFERDAMKYIQYQRAVSKALLDRVPDEEASVKTIVLMVVGAGRGPLVRASLQAAEETGRKLKVYAVEKNPNAVVTLHALVKLEGWEYTVTIVSSDMRHWNAPEKADILVSELLGSFGDNELSPECLDGAQRFLKQDGISIPSSYTSFLQPVTASKLYNDVKAHKDLVHFETAYVVKMHNVARLAPTQPVFTFTHPKHPDKESNQRHKKLNFVIPNDTGSAMVHGFAGYFDATLYKDVHLGIEPSTATPNMFSWFAIFFPLRTPICVDPGSTLEVHFWRCCGSTKVWYEWCVASPSSSPIHNSNGRSYWVGL